A single Watersipora subatra chromosome 7, tzWatSuba1.1, whole genome shotgun sequence DNA region contains:
- the LOC137400502 gene encoding uncharacterized protein, translating into MEKYNRMMTSSVASDVTEYKEIKEIGDLLDLAANKEMCGHLREARDVAREAIQIDSTHINVLKFLVKINLRLLKYEEAYSYAESLAEIHPTNPLGHLMKAIVQNEMKHYRDSVASSLKCLSMKYSKPKAATRVLTKAVQGILNLTDEFSTSLEEMDFYSQLGEIGIVLLSAKLFILVIQILEVALLLQTNQFGVSMRMYLTQGHALCETQQHSAALGAYRNCLNMAVSTHDRSHETKALVNIATLHVSLGETYKALVMYERLLDMRSQLLSDGESYKDVWTDEFLCGLYMNTSLAYKTAGCYDMALHYAYKYLDAIGGKDDIQDIASVHRHIGSLFCTVQEFPKALQHYQQYLAMAKCSGEKLDVAQAYGHLGSLFAMIGLWSMSIVYHDRHVSGVASLLNAANDSSEQLFDSDTRKGAALAYELYGDTLMLKGDHKQANSMFVQMTKYSDRAPLTRCRALYKTGNSHLEMENSQHALHYYEQALQLCDEEFLQLLVDIKQSISSFKKQIEECREHHKFLPQELLTQLSKAYRGIQMVLAKLAYDAECLEYAEESRIYATRLTTTGRACTRLPQRMDFLTMIKVVASQSAPVLYYSFLEKSLLICVLTPEKGLARFYVKKPQHLRGDVGVELQEMIQPWLSQLQDHYSANLYKCEKRSTSRQASQSIAEMVKQAKSVALKRGSSWAPSERGQLSVAGSNSDISSSFSPDEGEREQIGRQLYKFLASAMDDILSAVPKHGHVVVIPDKTICQIPFHRLKDLKGKLLSDKFNITYLSGIYALKLVVENQITHLQAEDEINFKRAQTSLGGYHRYLHSPELLYSSEEGARASPSLAVNRRLTSNPRLDVVLNSYDNRYKQSKSRAESLEDDNTKRIERDAACETGRLVQLSTDNDILRRSHTIHIGESNTFFSLPKPSPSSHTKITTHIQKRSASAIPQPCYHRPIDTCGKPASVCKLLRTDNLSTLITTSSTGTDALSSTTAEPYFSQVSDQERFVVIGNPHLTSQMMLGKCRLATPESLALQLMMDELQTVSEILGCDYVFDKQATKQKFLELAADATVLHIVSQVSLSEGFILMSCQDSKLMSGEPLEEQYYLVTIDDITSLRMKAKLVVVSGGWSITNLQGNQKNLQSLSNAFLIAGAESVLTFPHPQTSACMITFYEAFYKAFQQICDVCTALCLAAAKVTSTFELPLFPVCLHGNNVTISITQVKSAMLDQDIDSIESAVIAGSVVPPLNPAPPDKVPSMKEQLHDIQKYMGEICALDKSFTSVVENLLQLVNQAITIVEKSVLQVSHLVVLPVAIMTYSPAVHLLKLLKFNFEPRGQSQQQCEPAVVFPSWDPDGLLRRVSTFLQTMLEIKLADVYTALGDALPLEPTLISNFIDVLALTHHSTEVQLDVNDDSVIELWSDNCCRRLLGTLGFIQIGTALHFNSTRQNQRLLLSMLKLFVVLSEDKPEVLLRRLDISALGAARREQNKESENGTIQLPTILPVLLPGDMMVRRVPWTSSVESPQEMSHKKRLALRSSKIEDDYKKEKSKLRALQLTTAQVQADEALRDLAVPVGKQSKVKVVSGSTASQKRVAVDYVPPLLSTHFAQRRHYSEFLRKSQLKDLELRQQRDSRKCIRPYADTVN; encoded by the exons ATTGGGGACTTGCTTGATTTGGCAGCAAATAAGGAGATGTGTGGCCACCTGCGAGAAGCACGAGATGTCGCGCGTGAAGCGATACAAATTGACAGCACTCATATCAATGTACTGAAATTTCTTGTTAAAATCAACCTTCGTCTGCTGAAATATGAAGAAGCTTACAGTTACGCAGAATCTTTGGCAGAAATTCATCCTACTAATCCATTG GGTCATCTTATGAAAGCCATTGTTCAGAATGAAATGAAGCATTATCGAGACTCGGTTGCCAGCAGCCTTAAATGCCTCTCAATGAAGTATTCCAAGCCTAAGGCTGCCACTAGAGTGTTAACTAAGGCTGTTCAAGGCATACTTAACCTGACTGATGAGTTCTCCACCAGTCTTGAAG AAATGGATTTCTACTCTCAGCTGGGAGAGATCGGCATAGTTTTACTCTCTGCAAAGTTGTTCATCCTTGTAATACAGATACTAGAGGTCGCTCTTCTCTTACAGACCAATCAG TTTGGCGTGAGTATGCGAATGTACCTGACCCAAGGTCACGCTCTTTGTGAAACGCAGCAGCATTCTGCCGCACTCGGTGCCTACAGAAACTGTCTCAACATGGCCGTCTCTACTCATGATCGTTCGCACGAGACCAAAGCACTAGTTAACATTGCCACTCTGCATGTCAGCCTAG GTGAAACTTACAAGGCTCTCGTTATGTATGAGAGACTTCTGGACATGCGGTCTCAGCTCCTCTCTGACGGAGAGTCGTACAAAGATGTGTGGACGGATGAGTTCCTCTGCGGTCTGTACATGAACACCAGTCTTGCCTACAAGACAGCGGGTTGCTATGACATGGCGCTACACTATGCCTATAAGTACTTGGATGCCATTGGAGGAAAGGATGACATTCAAG ATATTGCTTCAGTCCACAGGCACATTGGTTCGCTTTTCTGCACTGTGCAAGAATTTCCAAAGGCTCTCCAGCACTATCAGCAGTACCTCGCCATGGCCAAGTGTTCAGGTGAAAAACTTGATGTAGCCCAAGCATATGGTCATCTAGGTTCACTCTTCGCTATGATTG GTCTATGGTCAATGAGCATCGTCTACCATGACAGGCATGTCAGCGGTGTGGCATCATTGCTCAACGCTGCCAATGACTCATCTGAGCAGTTGTTTGATTCTGATACTCGTAAGGGGGCAGCGTTGGCATATGAATTGTACGGAGACACGCTGATGCTCAAAGGTGATCACAAGCAGGCTAACAGCATGTTTGTACAAATGACTAAGTACTCTGACAG AGCACCGCTTACCCGATGTCGGGCTCTGtacaaaacaggaaatagccacCTGGAGATGGAGAACAGTCAGCATGCTCTTCATTACTACGAGCAAGCTTTACAGCTCTGTGATGAGGAGTTTTTACAACTGCTAGTTGATATCAag CAGTCAATTTCATCCTTTAAGAAGCAGATAGAAGAATGTCGAGAGCACCATAAGTTCCTCCCTCAGGAGTTACTAACTCAACTCTCAAAAGCATACAGGG GGATTCAGATGGTTCTGGCCAAGCTGGCATATGATGCAGAGTGTTTAGAGTATGCTGAAGAGTCAAGGATATACGCTACAAGACTCACTACTACAGGTCGGGCATGTACAAGGCTCCCgcaaag GATGGATTTCTTAACTATGATAAAGGTGGTAGCCAGCCAGAGTGCCCCCGTCCTGTACTACAGCTTTCTCGAAAAGTCTTTGCTAATATGTGTACTAACCCCTGAGAAAGGCCTTGCAAG GTTTTATGTGAAAAAACCTCAGCATCTCAGGGGTGATGTCGGAGTCGAACTTCAAGAAATGATACAACCTTGGCTATCTCAGCTCCAAGATCATTACAGCGCAAATCTATACAAGTGTGAGAAGCGTAGCACATCG AGGCAAGCATCCCAGTCCATCGCTGAAATGGTCAAACAAGCCAAGTCAGTTGCATTGAAAAGAGGTTCAAGTTGGGCTCCCTcagagagaggacaactctcaGTAGCTGGCAGTAATAGTGACATTTCGTCATCCTTCTCTCCCGATGAAGG GGAAAGAGAGCAGATTGGCCGGCAGTTGTACAAGTTCTTAGCCAGTGCTATGGATGACATACTTTCCGCTGTTCCTAAACATGGCCATGTCGTAGTGATACCAGATAAAACCATATGCCAGATTCCTTTTCATAGACTCAAGGATCTCAAAGGCAAACTTCTAAGTGACAAGTTCAACATCACATATCTTTCCGGCATCTATGCACTCAAACTG GTGGTGGAGAACCAGATTACTCACTTACAAGCGGAGGATGAGATTAACTTTAAAAGAGCTCAAACTAGTCTGGGTGGATACCACAGATACCTGCACTCACCTG AGCTTTTGTACAGCAGCGAAGAAGGTGCGAGGGCGTCACCGTCCCTTGCTGTAAACAGACGATTGACTAGCAATCCAAGGCTAGACGTAGTTCTTAACTCTTATGATAACAGATATAAGCAGAGTAAATCGAGAGCTGAGTCCTTGGAAGATG ATAACACAAAAAGAATAGAGAGAGACGCGGCTTGTGAGACTGGAAGGCTTGTTCAGCTCAGCACTGATAACGATATTTTACGCCGAAGTCATACAATCCACATTGGGGAATCAAACACATTCTTTTCACTTCCCAAACCGTCTCCTTCTAGTCACACAAAGATTACAACTCACATTCAAAAG AGATCTGCCAGTGCCATACCTCAGCCCTGTTACCATAGACCTATAGATACCTGCGGAAAGCCTGCTTCTGTCTGCAAGCTTCTCAGAACTGATAATCTGTCTACTCTTATCACAACCAGCTCTACAG GTACAGATGCACTGAGCTCTACAACTGCGGAGCCATATTTCTCTCAAGTCAGCGATCAAGAACGGTTTGTGGTCATTGGAAATCCTCATCTGACTTCACA GATGATGCTAGGAAAATGTAGACTCGCCACTCCCGAGTCTCTCGCTTTGCAATTAATGATGGATGAGCTGCAGACGGTCAGCGAAATACTAGGTTGTGATTACGTGTTTGATAAGCAGGCTACCAAACAAAAGTTCTTGGAGCTCGCTGCTGACGCTACCGTCCTACACATAG TGTCGCAGGTGAGCTTGAGTGAAGGTTTCATATTGATGTCCTGTCAAGATAGCAAGCTTATGTCTGGTGAGCCTTTAGAGGAGCAGTACTACCTCGTAACAAttgatgacatcactagtcTGCGAATGAAAGCCAAGCTTGTGGTAGTCAGTGGAGGCTGGAGCATTACGAATCTGCAGGGGAATCAAAAAAACTTGCAATCTCTATCCAACGCTTTCCTGATTGCAG GGGCTGAGTCGGTCCTTACCTTTCCCCACCCTCAAACCAGTGCCTGCATGATCACGTTCTATGAGGCCTTCTATAAAGCCTTTCAACAGATCTGCGATGTTTGTACAGCTCTCTGTTTGGCTGCTGCCAAAGTCACTTCAACATT TGAGTTGCCCTTATTTCCTGTTTGTCTCCACGGTAACAATGTGACGATAAGCATAACACAAGTAAAGTCAGCCATGTTGGATCAAGATATAGATAGCATAGAGTCAGCAGTTATAGCAGGCAGTGTTGTTCCACCTCTGAATCCTGCACCACCAGATAAAG TTCCCAGCATGAAGGAGCAGCTGCATGACATACAGAAGTACATGGGAGAGATCTGTGCACTTGATAAGTCCTTCACATCTGTCGTTGAGAATCTCTTACAGTTG GTTAATCAAGCTATCACTATAGTAGAGAAGTCAGTACTGCAGGTGTCTCATCTAGTAGTCCTGCCTGTGGCCATCATGACCTACTCACCTGCAGTACATTTACTCAAACTACTCAAGTTCAACTTTGAGCCCCGTGGGCAAAGCCAGCAGCAGTGTGAACCAGCAGTTGTCTTCCCTAGCTGGGATCCTGATGGACTCTTGCGGAGAGTATCCACCTTCCTCCAGACTATGCTCG AAATCAAGTTGGCCGATGTTTACACTGCGCTAGGTGATGCCCTTCCTCTGGAACCAACATTGATATCCAACTTTATTGATGTA CTAGCTCTGACTCACCACTCTACGGAGGTTCAGCTAGATGTCAATGATGACAGCGTGATAGAGTTGTGGTCAGACAACTGCTGCCGGAGATTACTGGGAACTCTCGGCTTCATTCAAATTGGTACAGCCCTCCATTTTAACTCTACCCGTCAGAATCA GCGACTCCTGCTGTCGATGCTGAAGCTCTTTGTGGTTCTATCGGAAGACAAGCCTGAGGTTCTGCTGCGCAGACTTGACATATCAGCTCTTGGAGCTGCAAGGAGAGAACAG AACAAAGAAAGCGAAAACGGAACTATTCAGTTACCCACAATCCTTCCTGTACTGCTTCCTGGAGACATG